The Manduca sexta isolate Smith_Timp_Sample1 unplaced genomic scaffold, JHU_Msex_v1.0 HiC_scaffold_3733, whole genome shotgun sequence genome includes the window CACATATTTCAACGCGAGCGCTGTTCATACTATCCTAGCACCCTGGTGTGTAggattataacattattactaaGTTTTGGGAGACTACCACGTTGCCTCGAAATAACAGGCAATCCCAAACATGCAAAGAGTACTTACCTATCGATTATTTTTATCTTCGATACTAATAAGTCGCTTCTGAATAAAGATCTATGTAACTCCTGAACACGAATGTCCCTAACAATACAAGATTTGGCAGCATGAGCGAGAGCACCGGCTGCGGGAGCACCAATGACGATGAGGAGATGGAGCTGGGCGCAGGCACGGTGCCGCCCATCTCTTCCAGCGCACCCATCGACGACGGACAGTTTGCTGCCAATATAGATCTCAGGTTTACAGTTATTTGTGTATCCAACATTCTTGTTCGGTCTGGCGAGATAACCTGGATTACATATAACGTCGTTATATCTGCCAGTCGCCCAAGAATGCAATGTCTGGCATTGGCTCTGCCGAGATAAGTTCTGTGTAAGAAATTTTAAGGCTAGGTTtgtgaaatctgccaatccgcactactgTAGTACTATCCCCtgttagtagtagaggaggccgatattattgtattaatgaaCTTCAGGTACGGAGGACAATATCTGACGCCGGAGCAGTTGCCAGAGTTCTGTGACCAGCTTCATCACCTGGTCGAGGTTATCAGAAACATACAGTCTTATGCGAAAGTCACGGGGGAGTATCCAAGGTAATTACCTACTTACTTATCAGTGTTTAGTTTTAGTTTATAAGTAACCTACTTGCTATTAGATCTGAGGAAATTCGGTTTTAATTTTAAGAGCTATCATTGGGTTAGGTTTTCCATTGAAATACTCATTAACTTAAGTAGGGTTCTTTTGGATTTAGGATATGAGTAgtgttatgaaattaatatttgttcggTTACTCTATGTATTCAGTATGTAGGTAGAAATTTGcttatgacaaaaataatttcgacaGTACTTCATATATCGGCAGTCTAAATTTATTAGGGGGAGGGATCAGGGAATGTTTAGGCTTTGCCTTTCAATATCTActtatgtttcaaatattctttGTGTAGTAAACTAGAGCGCCGTTTGGAAGAGGAGGCGCGCGAGGTGTCAGCACTGGCGGCGGAGGCGCGCAACGCTCGGGAGGTGGTGGCTCGCGCGCGCACTCAGCGCCGGGCGGTGCGCGCGCAGAGGAAACATCTCACCGCGCATCTCGCCAGTCTGCGGGAGACTGGTAAGGCGTGGTGGTTCTTGTACTATGAGTGGGACCACTGCAATGATCACTTTTGTCGCCACGGGCTTAGCTACCGTGGGACTAGGTGGTGCAGTGCACCGGTGCCCCCGAGGCAAGGACGTCCTTGAACCCAGACCAGTGGCTATTTGTAGTTTTTGACTTTGTGAAACCTAAATCAATCTTACCTACCAACAAGTTTAATCGGGGACATTGTTTTACGCCCTGTCCGGGTTTTTGCATGGGCTAAGCGTGTTACACGCACTAGGCCGAGTGGACTCTTATTTTCGCACCTGGACCTTTAGTTATCTAGCTGAGCCGCTGTTTGCAGAGATAAAAGCAATGTGACTACtgatgtgttccggtttgagcgAAATTGTTAGTAGTGTAATTATGGTTGTGACGTATGAGATTTAATACGTCTAGTCCAATGACGTATATTCTGCCTAGTCTCAAAGTGATGACTGCAGTACAGTCTCAGTTGTCACGCATTGCTTCTACGGGCAGTCATATTTGGATAATATCAAGCATAAAATTGTAGAGGTTCGTGAACTGGAAAGCACCGTGCGGCTGTCGGATAGGAAACTGTACAAGAGTTGGGAGGTGCTCAAAGACTCCACCGACCCTGTGGTCTTCGAACCTTTGCTCGATGAAGTTAAGGTTTGTACGCGTAAAGTAGTCTGCTATGTGGATCTTTTAGCATTACGCATTCATTAtcgcgtatttttttattcactatcGAGTGATCAATTCCTTATTTCTTAACCAGTAAAGTGCACGATGAGCCAGTGAGATTATCTTCATATGAATTCATTTTACCTATACACCCTATGGTTTATTATAGAACAAGCAAACGGCACTGGAATGTCTCGTTCGTTTGATAGAAAGCCGACAGTCTGCTCTCGCTCGCACAACAGCGCCACCACAACCGTTACCTCCACCGGAACCGAGTGGACA containing:
- the LOC119193202 gene encoding uncharacterized protein LOC119193202, with the protein product MSESTGCGSTNDDEEMELGAGTVPPISSSAPIDDGQFAANIDLRYGGQYLTPEQLPEFCDQLHHLVEVIRNIQSYAKVTGEYPSKLERRLEEEAREVSALAAEARNAREVVARARTQRRAVRAQRKHLTAHLASLRETEVRELESTVRLSDRKLYKSWEVLKDSTDPVVFEPLLDEVKNKQTALECLVRLIESRQSALARTTAPPQPLPPPEPSGQ